A genomic region of Trifolium pratense cultivar HEN17-A07 linkage group LG3, ARS_RC_1.1, whole genome shotgun sequence contains the following coding sequences:
- the LOC123917492 gene encoding DExH-box ATP-dependent RNA helicase DExH14 isoform X1, translated as MLIQIPRLTNSLREPFDIDQAYLHRKTFLQNQNSRNVASSLDESELARKIVYGWEEAASSEVRQAYKQFIGAVVGLVDGELRSEEFREVALTVYRLFSRPIEEEDSIDRIIYDKKLELQNLVGHAIADTKLREVASLAQKLLHLQPHNTNSPVSLERHHDVEDGMEFGDDLVFQAPARFLVDVSLDDGDIMDFKNTVSLAFQKEEYSHTDPTDHFVVEVEKFNLTWLRDACDKIVRNCNSQLTRDELAMAICRVLNSEKPGEEIAGDLLDLVGDSAFETVQNLLLHRKEIVDSIHYGISVFKSDKNASNAQSRMPSYGTQVTVQTESEKQIDKLRRKEEKRNRRGIEHAGDGDLSTLDFSSLLQASERKNLVDGMVGSGDKSIAVNALPEGTIRKYLKGYEEVIIPPKPTAPMKPGERLIEIGELDDFAQAAFRGYKSLNRIQSRIFQTVYGTNENILVCAPTGAGKTNIAMISILHEIGQHFRDGYLHKDEFKIVYVAPMKALAAEVTSTFSQRLSPLNMSVRELTGDMQLSKNELEETQMIVTTPEKWDVITRKSSDMSLSMLVKLLIIDEVHLLNDDRGPVIEALVARTLRQVESTQTMIRIVGLSATLPNYLEVAQFLRVNPDTGLFFFDSSYRPVPLAQQYIGISEPNFAARKELLNSICYNKVVDSIRQGHQAMVFVHSRKDTAMTAHKLVELARMNEDLELFNNDTNPHYFFMKKEVIKSRNKDLVQLFEFGMGIHHAGMLRSDRGLTERLFSDGLLKVLVCTATLAWGVNLPAHTVVIKGTQIYDPKAGGWRDLGMLDVMQIFGRAGRPQFDKSGEGIIITSHDKLAYYLRLLTSQLPIESQFISSLKDNLNAEVALGTVTNVKEACAWLGYTYLFIRMRMNPLAYGIGWDEVMADPALSSKQRSLVIDAARSLDKAKMMRFDEKSGNFYCTELGRIASHFYIQYSSVETYNEMLRRHMNDSEVINMVAHSSEFENIAVREEEQNELEMLVRASCPIEVKGGPSNKHGKISILIQLYISRGSIDSFSLVSDASYISASLARILRALFEICLRRGWCEMSLFMLDYCKAVDRQVWPHQHPLRQFDRDLSAEILRKLEERGADLDHLMEMEEKDIGALIRYAPGGRLVKQYLGYFPSLQLSATVSPITRTVLKVDLVITPTFIWKDRFHGTAQRWWILVEDSENDHIYHSELLTLTKRMAKGEPYKLSFTVPIFEPHPPQYYIHAVSDSWLHSEAFYTITFHNLPLPEVCTSHTELLDLKPLPVSSLANIDHEALYKFSHFNPIQTQTFHVLYHTDNNVLLGAPTGSGKTISAELAMLRLFNTQPDMKVIYIAPLKAIVRERMSDWKKRLVSQLGKKMVEMTGDYTPDLMALLSANIIISTPEKWDGISRNWHSRSYVTKVGLIILDEIHLLGADRGPILEVIVSRMRYISSQTERAVRFIGLSTALANAGDLADWLGVEEIGLFNFKPSVRPVPLEVHIQGYPGKYYCPRMNSMNKPAYAAICTHSPAKPVLIFVSSRRQTRLTALDLIQFAAADEHSRQFLNMPEEALQMVLSQVSDQNLRHTLQFGIGLHHAGLNDKDRSFVEELFANNKIQVLVCTSTLAWGVNLPAHLVIIKGTEYYDGKAKRYVDFPITDILQMMGRAGRPQFDQHGKAVILVHEPKKSFYKKFLYEPFPVESSLRERLHDHINAEIVSGTISNKQDAVHYLTWTYLFRRLMVNPAYYGLEIVEPEFLSSFLSSLVQSTFEDLEDSGCIKMNEDEVEPVMLGSVASQYYLSYMTVSMFGSNISPDTSLEVFLHVLSAASEFDELPVRHNEEKYNEGLSEKVRYPVDKNHLDDPHVKANLLFQCHFSQLELPISDYATDLKSVLDQSIRIIQAMIDVCANSGWLSSSITCMHLLQMVMQGLWFDKDSSLWMLPCMNTDLITSLSKRGIYSLQELLDIPRAALQTAIGNFPASRLYQDLQHFPHVKMKLKLQEKEIGGERSHILHIRLEKLNSRRHSSRAFVPRFPKIKEEQWWLVLGNTSTSELYALKRVSFSDHLVTTMKLPPTAANLQDVKVTLVSDCYIGFEQEHSIK; from the exons ATGTTGATTCAGATTCCTCGCCTTACAAATTCTCTCAGAGAACCCTTCGATATCGACCAAGCCTATCTTCATCGCAAAACCTTTCtccaaaatcaaaattctcGCAA TGTTGCAAGCTCGCTTGATGAATCTGAACTTGCACGGAAGATTGTATATGGTTGGGAAGAAG CAGCTTCATCGGAAGTGCGACAAGCCTACAAGCAGTTTATAGGAGCAGTAGTTGGCTTGGTTGATGGAGAATTGCGCTCTGAGGAGTTCCGTGAGGTGGCATTGACTGTGTACCGTCTTTTCAGCAGGCCTATTGAAGAGGAGGATTCTATTGATAGAATTATTTATGATAAAAA GTTAGAATTGCAAAACCTTGTCGGTCATGCAATTGCTGATACCAAGTTGAGGGAAGTTGCATCGCTAGCACAAAAACTCTTACATTTGCAGCCTCACAATACAAATTCTCCCGTTTCTTTGGAAAGGCATCATGATGTTGAGGATGGTATGGAATTTGGAGATGATTTGGTTTTTCAAGCCCCAGCTCGTTTCTTGGTTGATGTATCCTTAGATGATGGAGACATAATGGATTTCAAAAACACAGTTTCATTAGCATTTCAGAAAGAAGAGTATAGTCATACTGACCCAACGGACCATTTTGTTGTCGAAGTAGAAAAGTTCAATTTGACCTGGTTAAGAGATGCATGCGATAAAATTGTTAGGAATTGTAATTCACAGTTAACCCGAGATGAACTGGCAATGGCCATTTGTAGGGTTCTTAATTCCGAAAAGCCTGGCGAAGAG ATAGCTGGAGATTTGTTGGACCTTGTTGGGGATAGTGCATTTGAAACTGTGCAAAATCTTCTTTTG CATCGGAAGGAGATTGTTGATTCTATTCATTATGGCATATCGGTATTCAAGTCTGATAAAAATGCTTCAAATGCTCAGTCTCGCATGCCTAGTTATGGGACACAG GTGACTGTACAAACAGAATCAGAAAAACAAATTGACAAGCTTCGACGCAAGGAGGAAAAGAGAAACAGACGTGGAATAGAACATGCTGGGGACGGTGACTTGTCAACACTGGATTTCTCATCTTTACTTCAAGCAAGTGAGAGGAAAAATTTGGTTGATGGGATGGTTGGTTCTGGAGATAAGTCAATAGCTGTTAATGCTCTTCCTGAAGGAACTATCAGAAAGTATCTTAAGGGGTATGAAGAAGTTATTATTCCTCCAAAACCAACTGCGCCAATGAAACCTGGAGAAAGGCTG ATTGAGATTGGGGAGTTAGATGACTTTGCTCAAGCTGCTTTCCGTGGTTACAAATCGCTTAACCGTATCCAGAGCAGGATATTTCAAACTGTTTATGGAACAAATGAGAATATACTA GTGTGTGCCCCCACAGGAGCTGGCAAAACTAACATAGCTATGATTTCAATTCTTCATGAG ATTGGACAACACTTCAGGGATGGTTACTTGCACAAAGATGAATTTAAGATAGTTTATGTTGCTCCAATGAAG GCTTTGGCTGCAGAAGTCACTTCAACATTCAGCCAACGTTTATCTCCATTGAATATGAGTGTCAGAGAGCTTACTGGAGATATGCAGCTCTCTAAAAATGAACTAGAAGAAACTCAG ATGATAGTGACAACACCTGAGAAATGGGATGTCATAACTCGCAAGAGCAGTGACATGTCACTCTCGATGCTGGTGAAGCTCTTAATTATTGATGAAGTGCATCTACTGAATGATGATAGAGGTCCTGTAATAGAGGCTTTAGTTGCTAGGACACTGCGGCAG GTGGAGTCAACCCAGACAATGATACGCATTGTGGGCCTTTCTGCCACACTCCCCAATTACCTAGAG GTTGCTCAGTTTCTCAGAGTAAATCCAGACACAGGGCTTTTCTTCTTTGATTCAAGTTATCGTCCTGTGCCTCTTGCACAACAATATATTGGAATTAGTGAGCCAAACTTTGCAGCTCGTAAGGAATTGTTGAATTCTATATGCTATAACAAG GTTGTTGATTCTATTAGGCAAGGTCATCAGGCGATGGTATTTGTTCATTCACGGAAAGACACTGCAATGACTGCTCATAAACTG GTTGAACTTGCACGAATGAATGAAGACCTGGAACTCTTCAATAATGATACAAATCCACATTATTTCTTTATGAAG AAAGAAGTCATTAAATCAAGAAACAAAGATCTCGTTCAACTTTTTGAATTTGGCATGGGTATTCATCATGCCGGGATGTTACGTTCAGATAGAGGACTGACTGAGAGGCTTTTCTCTGATGGACTTTTGAAG GTACTTGTCTGCACAGCAACTCTGGCATGGGGTGTCAATCTACCTGCTCACACAGTTGTAATTAAG GGAACCCAAATATATGATCCAAAAGCTGGTGGGTGGCGAGACCTGGGTATGCTTGATGTGATGCAG ATATTTGGGCGAGCTGGGAGACCTCAGTTTGATAAAAGTGGTGAAGGTATCATAATTACGTCTCACGACAAACTAGCATATTATTTGCGACTATTGACGAGTCAACTCCCAATTGAAAGCCAG TTTATTAGCTCGTTGAAAGATAATTTGAATGCAGAGGTTGCATTGGGCACCGTAACTAATGTTAAGGAAGCCTGTGCATGGTTGGGATATACCTATCTTTTCATAAGGATGAGGATGAATCCTTTGGCATATGGTATTGGTTGGGACGAG GTGATGGCTGATCCTGCTTTGAGTTCCAAGCAAAGATCTCTTGTTATTGATGCTGCACGTTCACTTGATAAAGCAAAAATGATGAGGTTTGATGAGAAAAGTGGCAATTTTTACTGTACTGAGCTTGGTCGCATTGCAAGCCACTTTTACATTCAATATTCCAGTGTTGAAACATACAATGAAATGTTGAGACGTCACATGAATGATAGTGAG GTGATTAACATGGTTGCACATTCATCTGAATTTGAGAATATTGCTGTTCGAGAAGAAGAACAGAATGAGCTAGAGATGTTGGTACGCGCATCATGTCCAATAGAAGTTAAGGGCGGTCCTTCCAACAAACATGGAAAGATTTCCATTCTGATTCAG TTGTACATATCTCGAGGCTCTATAGATTCTTTTTCATTGGTTTCTGACGCTTCATACATAAGTGCAAGCTTGGCCCGTATATTGCGAGCTTTATTTGAGATTTGTTTGCGAAGAGGCTGGTGTGAGATGTCGTTGTTCATGTTGGATTATTGCAAAGCTGTAGATCGCCAAGTTTGGCCGCACCAACATCCCCTTAGACAATTTGACAGGGACCTTTCTGCAGAA ATATTGCGGAAGCTTGAAGAGCGAGGAGCTGACTTAGATCACTTGATGGAGATGGAGGAAAAAGACATTGGGGCATTAATTCGTTATGCACCTGGAGGAAGG TTGGTCAAGCAATACCTAGGGTATTTTCCTTCACTTCAGTTATCAGCAACTGTGAGTCCAATAACCAGAACTGTCTTGAAG GTTGATCTTGTCATAACACCTACTTTTATTTGGAAAGATCGTTTTCATGGTACTGCTCAACGCTGGTGGATTTTGGTAGAG GACTCTGAGAATGATCATATTTACCACTCAGAACTTCTTACGCTGACAAAACGGATGGCTAAGGGagaaccttacaagctttcctTCACCGTGCCTATATTTGAACCACATCCGCCACAATATTACATTCATGCCGTTTCTGATTCATGGCTTCATTCAGAAGCGTTCTACACTATTACCTTTCATAATTTACCATTGCCAGAG GTCTGTACTTCTCACACGGAACTACTTGATTTAAAACCTCTTCCCGTGTCTTCTCTTGCAAACATTGATCATGAAGCATTATATAAATTTTCACATTTTAACCCCATACAAACACAG ACTTTTCATGTCTTGTATCACACGGACAATAATGTTCTATTAGGAGCTCCAACTGGCAGTGGAAAAACTATATCTGCTGAGCTTGCTATGCTCCGGCTTTTCAACACTCAGCCTGATATGAAG GTTATTTATATAGCACCTTTGAAGGCTATTGTTAGGGAAAGAATGAGTGACTGGAAAAAGCGTCTTGTGTCTCAGCTAGGGAAAAAAATG GTTGAAATGACTGGAGACTATACTCCTGATTTGATGGCACTCTTGTCGGCCAATATCATCATATCTACTCCTGAAAAGTGGGATGGTATAAGTCGTAATTGGCATAGTCGTAGCTATGTCACAAAG GTTGGACTTATCATATTGGACGAGATTCACTTGTTGGGAGCTGATCGTGGGCCCATCCTTGAG GTTATTGTTTCTAGGATGAGATATATATCATCACAAACAGAGCGTGCAGTACGGTTTATAGGTCTTTCTACAGCTCTGGCGAATGCTGg TGATCTAGCTGACTGGTTAGGCGTGGAGGAGATTGGACTCTTCAATTTCAAGCCAAGTGTGAGGCCTGTACCTTTGGAAGTTCATATCCAG GGATATCCTGGAAAGTATTACTGCCCACGGATGAACAGTATGAATAAACCAGCATATGCTGCCATATGCACACATTCACCTGCCAAACCAGTTCTTATATTTGTCTCATCACGGCGCCAGACAAGACTTACTGCACTAGATCTAATTCAG TTTGCTGCTGCAGATGAACATTCAAGGCAATTTCTTAATATGCCCGAAGAAGCACTGCAGATGGTTCTGTCTCAAGTCTCTGACCAAAACTTGAGGCATACTTTACAATTTGGTATCGGTTTACATCATGCAGGCCTGAATGACAAAGACAGATCTTTTGTTGAGGAACTTTTTGCAAATAACAAGATTCAG GTATTGGTTTGTACCAGTACACTGGCTTGGGGTGTGAATCTTCCAGCTCATCTAGTCATCATCAAG GGGACAGAATACTATGATGGAAAAGCTAAGAGGTACGTTGATTTTCCAATCACCGATATCTTGCAAATGATGGGTCGTGCTGGACGACCCCAATTTGATCAACATGGGAAGGCAGTGATACTTGTTCATGAACCTAAGAAGAGCTTCTACAAAAAG TTCTTGTATGAACCCTTTCCGGTAGAGAGTAGTTTGAGGGAGCGGCTGCATGATCACataaatgccgaaattgtttCTGGAACAATCAGCAATAAACAAGATGCAGTGCATTACCTTACATGGACTTACTTATTCCGTAGACTG atGGTCAATCCTGCTTACTATGGATTGGAGATTGTAGAACCTGAATTTCTAAGTTCGTTTTTGTCTAG CCTAGTACAAAGCACATTTGAGGATTTGGAAGATAGTGGATGCATAAAGATGAATGAAGATGAGGTAGAGCCAGTAATGTTGGGGTCGGTAGCATCTCAGTATTACCTCAGCTACATGACTGTGTCAATGTTTGGTTCAAACATCAGTCCAGATACATCACTTGAA GTCTTTCTGCATGTCTTATCTGCTGCTTCCGAATTTGATGAACTTCCTGTGCGTCACAATGag GAAAAATACAACGAAGGACTGTCTGAGAAAGTTAGATATCCTGTGGATAAGAACCATTTGGACGACCCTCATGTCAAAGCAAATCTTCTATTTCAG tgtcatttttcccaattgGAGTTACCAATTAGTGATTATGCCACAGACTTGAAATCAGTATTAGATCAGAGTATCCGCATAATCCAGGCCATGATTGATGTATGTGCAAATAGTGGTTGGCTTTCGAGCTCTATAACTTGCATGCATCTTCTGCAAATGGTAATGCAG GGTCTGTGGTTTGACAAGGACTCTTCATTGTGGATGCTCCCGTGCATGAATACTGATCTTATAACTTCACTAAGCAAAAGAGGAATTTACAGTTTACAAGAATTGCTAGATATTCCCAGGGCAGCATTGCAGACTGCGATTGGAAATTTCCCAGCTTCAAGATTGTACCAG GATCTACAGCACTTCCCTCAtgttaaaatgaaattaaagcTTCAGGAGAAGGAAATTGGTGGTGAGAGGTCCCACATATTACACATCAGATTAGAAAAGCTGAACTCTAGACGACACTCATCTAGAGCATTTGTTCCTCGATTTCCAAAG ATAAAAGAGGAGCAATGGTGGTTGGTTCTTGGTAATACCTCTACGTCTGAGCTATATGCTCTGAAAAGAGTTTCGTTTTCGGATCACTTAGTTACAACAATGAAGTTGCCTCCAACTGCAGCAAATCTTCAG GATGTAAAAGTGACTCTAGTCTCCGACTGTTACATTGGATTTGAACAAGAGCATTCCATTAAATAA